In the genome of Rhizobium etli 8C-3, one region contains:
- a CDS encoding Mth938-like domain-containing protein, with protein sequence MAKGIEIREAHFPGRAPVDTYGNGGFRFADMSHRGSILCLPSGIYGWDMDMSKGLCVASFKRVLDEADDIEVLLVGTGTELRRLPPELKDALKARGISSDPMSTGAAVRTFNIMLAESRAVAAALIAV encoded by the coding sequence ATGGCTAAAGGCATCGAAATCCGCGAAGCCCATTTTCCCGGCCGTGCTCCCGTCGACACATACGGAAACGGCGGCTTCCGCTTTGCCGATATGTCTCATCGCGGCTCCATCCTTTGTCTGCCGTCCGGTATCTACGGGTGGGACATGGACATGTCGAAAGGGCTCTGCGTCGCAAGCTTCAAGAGAGTGCTGGACGAGGCAGATGACATCGAGGTTCTGCTGGTCGGGACAGGCACCGAGCTTCGCCGCTTGCCACCGGAGCTGAAGGATGCTCTGAAGGCCCGCGGCATTTCTTCCGACCCGATGAGCACGGGTGCTGCCGTGCGCACCTTCAACATCATGCTCGCAGAATCCCGCGCCGTCGCGGCGGCTCTGATTGCGGTCTGA
- a CDS encoding phytoene/squalene synthase family protein → MSNQEICLAMLRDSDRDRYLACLLSPQDKRGALAALYAFNAELARIRDLVHEPLPGEVRMQYWRDLLEGSAHGSTEANPVAASLLSAVEAHRLPRQTLIDMIDARIFDLYDDPMETRTSLEGYAGETASALIQLASLVLSPEEAAKSAEAAGHAGVAQAIAGMLLLMPLHRHRGQLYIPLEILSATGLDRDSFLAGKDKARISAAIEAFVGLGRDHLAKARAIVLPPAIFPAFLPVTLAEPMLMKAQNAGAALFDQSLQQPQWRRQLVMTLALMRKKI, encoded by the coding sequence ATGAGCAACCAGGAGATATGCCTGGCGATGTTGCGTGACAGCGACCGCGATCGCTATCTCGCCTGCCTGCTGTCTCCGCAGGACAAGCGCGGCGCACTCGCCGCCCTTTACGCCTTCAATGCCGAACTCGCCCGCATCCGCGATCTCGTGCACGAGCCGCTGCCCGGCGAGGTGCGGATGCAATACTGGCGCGATCTTCTGGAAGGCAGCGCCCATGGCTCGACCGAGGCAAATCCTGTTGCCGCATCCTTGCTGAGCGCGGTCGAAGCCCACCGCCTGCCGCGCCAGACGCTCATCGATATGATCGATGCCCGCATCTTCGATCTCTACGACGATCCGATGGAAACGCGCACCTCACTCGAAGGCTATGCCGGGGAGACGGCCTCTGCGCTGATCCAGCTGGCAAGCCTGGTCTTGTCGCCGGAAGAGGCGGCGAAATCCGCGGAGGCCGCAGGCCATGCCGGCGTCGCACAGGCAATTGCCGGCATGCTGCTGCTGATGCCATTGCACCGCCATCGCGGCCAGCTCTATATTCCGCTCGAAATTCTCAGCGCCACCGGGCTCGACCGCGACAGCTTCCTGGCGGGCAAGGACAAGGCGCGCATTTCCGCTGCTATCGAAGCCTTCGTCGGCCTTGGCCGCGATCATCTCGCAAAGGCCCGTGCGATCGTGCTCCCGCCAGCCATTTTCCCAGCCTTCCTGCCTGTGACGCTTGCCGAGCCAATGCTGATGAAGGCGCAGAACGCCGGTGCTGCCCTGTTTGACCAATCGCTGCAACAGCCGCAATGGCGCCGCCAACTCGTCATGACGCTGGCGCTGATGCGCAAGAAAATATGA
- the trmFO gene encoding methylenetetrahydrofolate--tRNA-(uracil(54)-C(5))-methyltransferase (FADH(2)-oxidizing) TrmFO: MNKTSSYCPIHVVGGGLAGSEAAWQIANAGVPVILHEMRGVRGTDAHKTDGLAELVCSNSFRSDDATSNAVGVIHAEMRMAGSLIMACADKHQVPAGGALAVDREAFSDAVTKVITDHPLVSVVREEVTGLPPKEWDQAIIATGPLTAPSLAAAIQEETGADALAFFDAIAPIVYRDSIDMEICWYQSRYDKIGPGGTGKDYINCPMDEEQYNAFVDALTAGDTVGFKEWEGTPYFDGCLPIEVMAERGRETLRHGPMKPMGLTNAHNPSVKAYAVVQLRQDNALGTLYNMVGFQTKLKYGAQAEIFRMIPGLQNAEFARLGGLHRNTYINSPTLLDSSLSLKSRPGLRFAGQITGCEGYVESASVGLLAGRFAAAERKGEAVFLPPATTALGALLGHITGGHLVADEEPGKRSFQPMNINFGLFPELQPGSIVKPEGVKRFRGKDKTILKRQLIAKRALADCAEWLGKSAPFAASA; encoded by the coding sequence ATGAACAAGACCTCTTCCTATTGCCCTATCCACGTCGTCGGCGGCGGCCTCGCCGGCTCGGAGGCCGCATGGCAGATTGCCAATGCCGGCGTGCCGGTCATCTTGCATGAAATGCGTGGGGTGCGCGGCACGGATGCGCATAAAACCGACGGCCTAGCAGAGCTCGTCTGCTCCAATTCCTTCCGCTCCGACGACGCCACAAGCAATGCCGTCGGCGTGATCCATGCCGAAATGCGCATGGCAGGCTCGCTGATCATGGCCTGCGCCGACAAGCATCAGGTTCCAGCGGGCGGGGCACTCGCCGTCGATCGCGAAGCCTTTTCCGACGCCGTGACGAAGGTGATCACCGACCATCCGCTCGTCAGCGTCGTTCGCGAGGAAGTGACCGGACTGCCGCCAAAGGAGTGGGATCAGGCGATCATCGCCACCGGACCGCTGACGGCACCGTCACTGGCTGCGGCAATCCAGGAGGAAACGGGTGCGGATGCGCTTGCCTTCTTCGATGCGATCGCACCGATCGTCTATCGCGATAGCATCGACATGGAAATCTGCTGGTATCAGTCCCGCTACGACAAGATCGGTCCCGGCGGTACCGGCAAGGACTATATCAACTGCCCGATGGACGAGGAGCAATATAATGCCTTCGTCGACGCGCTGACTGCTGGCGACACGGTCGGCTTCAAGGAATGGGAAGGAACGCCGTATTTCGACGGCTGCCTGCCGATCGAAGTGATGGCCGAGCGTGGCCGCGAGACGCTTCGCCACGGGCCGATGAAGCCGATGGGGCTGACCAATGCGCATAATCCATCGGTTAAAGCCTACGCCGTCGTGCAGCTTCGTCAGGACAATGCGCTCGGTACACTCTACAACATGGTCGGTTTCCAGACGAAACTAAAATACGGCGCGCAGGCGGAAATCTTCCGGATGATCCCCGGCCTACAGAATGCCGAATTCGCCCGCCTCGGCGGACTGCATCGCAACACCTACATCAATTCGCCGACGCTGCTCGATTCGTCGCTGAGCTTGAAGTCGCGGCCGGGCCTGCGGTTTGCCGGCCAGATCACCGGCTGCGAAGGTTATGTCGAAAGCGCCAGCGTCGGGCTGCTGGCCGGACGTTTCGCCGCCGCCGAACGCAAGGGCGAAGCGGTTTTTCTGCCGCCGGCGACCACGGCTCTGGGTGCGCTGCTTGGCCATATCACCGGCGGCCATCTCGTTGCCGACGAGGAACCGGGCAAGCGCTCCTTCCAGCCGATGAACATCAATTTCGGCCTGTTTCCGGAGTTGCAGCCCGGCTCTATCGTCAAACCGGAGGGCGTCAAGCGCTTCCGCGGCAAGGACAAGACCATCTTGAAGCGGCAGCTGATCGCCAAGCGCGCGCTTGCCGATTGCGCCGAATGGCTTGGCAAGAGCGCGCCCTTTGCAGCGAGCGCCTGA
- a CDS encoding GNAT family N-acetyltransferase — MRIDVIDTEAGLEAVREDWDRVYVDDPHAQHFLSWIWLKSYLSHRKRWFILALREREDRSPHVAFFPLRLTTQHDRKTGVFFDEIIMAGNFSADYTGFIAQPDYEQHAIAGFAAYLKRQNWTHLKLDYFAGPAQRREALVRALQGPEVMFRDSSPRNPENIDNCICPVVALSPSFDDYLEQKMSSQTRQKLRRFLRKVESDDDYRITMATPQTIERDLDILFQLWRTKWIGRKGKERTERLIGATRQLLMDSFKDGNLDVPVMWYGERPLGALANIIDRQKKSILFYITGRDETWKTPPPGLILHGYCIRRAIADGYKTYDFLRGNEPYKYMFGPDERQISCTLFRTRSGRNLGDVIHPRSIRFVYEQALQMYRDGAKAFAEAAFRQLLETVPSHLGAQFGLASLMFEKGKLHEAEAGFTALIGRLDDPNPLYLRLGDTQLALGSYEEAARTFGRIIERSPFDAQAHYKQGVALVAAGRLSEAARVFAVVEQYNYDNPVQRNFAEKAREALRRIVSKAEQAAAMPVAAPKRQKNQAGTASAIVERAATELVPA, encoded by the coding sequence ATGCGCATTGACGTGATCGACACCGAGGCTGGCCTCGAGGCCGTCCGCGAAGATTGGGATCGGGTCTATGTGGACGATCCGCATGCGCAACACTTCCTGTCCTGGATATGGCTGAAGTCCTATCTTTCTCATCGCAAACGCTGGTTCATCCTTGCGCTGCGTGAACGCGAGGATCGTTCTCCCCACGTCGCCTTCTTTCCGCTGCGTCTCACCACCCAGCATGACAGGAAGACCGGCGTCTTTTTCGACGAAATCATCATGGCCGGCAATTTTTCGGCCGACTACACAGGTTTCATCGCGCAGCCGGACTATGAACAGCACGCGATCGCCGGATTTGCCGCCTATCTGAAACGGCAGAATTGGACGCATCTGAAGCTCGATTATTTCGCCGGCCCTGCGCAACGGCGCGAAGCACTGGTTCGCGCGCTTCAGGGACCGGAGGTGATGTTTCGCGACAGCTCTCCGCGAAATCCCGAGAACATAGACAACTGCATCTGCCCGGTCGTCGCGCTCTCACCGAGCTTTGACGACTATCTTGAACAGAAGATGAGCAGCCAGACGCGCCAGAAACTGCGGCGCTTCCTGCGCAAGGTCGAGAGCGACGACGACTATCGAATCACCATGGCAACGCCGCAAACCATCGAGCGCGACCTTGATATTCTCTTCCAGCTGTGGCGCACGAAGTGGATCGGACGGAAGGGCAAGGAACGCACCGAACGGCTGATCGGAGCGACGCGCCAGTTGCTGATGGATAGTTTCAAGGACGGCAATCTCGATGTCCCGGTGATGTGGTACGGCGAGCGGCCCCTCGGCGCACTGGCCAACATCATCGACCGGCAGAAGAAGTCGATCCTCTTTTACATCACCGGCCGCGACGAGACCTGGAAGACACCACCGCCAGGTCTCATCCTGCATGGCTACTGCATTCGCAGGGCGATAGCGGACGGGTACAAGACATACGACTTCCTGCGCGGCAACGAGCCCTATAAATACATGTTCGGCCCCGACGAACGCCAGATCAGTTGCACATTGTTCCGCACGCGCAGCGGCCGCAATCTCGGCGACGTGATCCATCCCCGCAGCATCCGTTTCGTCTACGAGCAGGCGCTGCAGATGTACCGCGACGGCGCCAAGGCTTTTGCCGAAGCCGCGTTCAGGCAGCTTCTCGAAACCGTCCCCAGCCATTTGGGCGCGCAATTCGGCTTGGCGAGCCTGATGTTCGAGAAGGGCAAGCTGCACGAGGCTGAAGCCGGCTTCACGGCGCTTATCGGCCGCCTCGACGACCCAAATCCGCTCTATCTGCGCCTTGGAGACACGCAACTTGCTCTCGGTAGCTACGAAGAGGCAGCGAGGACGTTCGGCCGCATCATCGAACGCTCTCCGTTCGACGCGCAGGCGCACTACAAGCAAGGCGTGGCACTGGTGGCGGCGGGCCGCCTGTCGGAAGCTGCGCGCGTCTTTGCCGTGGTCGAGCAATATAACTACGACAATCCAGTGCAGCGGAATTTCGCTGAAAAGGCGCGCGAGGCTCTGCGGCGGATCGTCAGCAAAGCCGAACAAGCCGCGGCCATGCCGGTTGCTGCGCCCAAGCGACAGAAGAACCAGGCCGGCACTGCTTCGGCAATAGTCGAGCGGGCAGCGACGGAACTGGTGCCGGCATGA